The DNA region TATGGCTTTCCTAGAATACTTCAATGTATCTTTCAACAACTTGGAAGGTGAGATACCAACTAAAGGTGTCTTTGGAAATGCAAGTGAGGTGGTGGTAACTGGAAACAATAACCTTTGTGGAGGTATTTCAAAGCTGCATCTACCGCCATGCCCTGCTAAAGGTAACAAACATGCAAAACACCATAATTCCAGGTTGATAGCAGTGATAGTTAGTGTGGTTGCTTTTCTCCTTATACTGTCACTTATTCTATCTATCCTCTGGATGAGGACAAGAAACAAGAAAACACTTCCTGATTCACCAACAATAGATCAACTGGCTATGGTTTCATATCAAAACCTACACAATGGAACCGAAGGGTTCTCAAGTAGATGTTTGATAGGGTCTGGAAATTTTGGCTCTGTTTACAAAGGAACTCTAGAGTCAGAAGAAAGAGCCGTTGCCATAAAGGTCCTAAACCTTCAAAAGAAAGGAGCTCACAAGAGTTTCATTGCTGAATGTAATGCACTCAAAAATATTAGACATCGAAATCTGGTGAAGAATTTAACATGTTGTTCCAGTACAGATTACAAAGGTCAAGAGTTTAAAGCTCTAGTTTTTGAGTACATGACCAACGGAAGCTTAGAAAGTTGGCTGCATCCAGAGACTCCAGATCAACCCAAGTCATTGAATCTTGAGAAAAGGTTTAATATTATTCTCGACGTTGCATCAGCATTCCATTATCTTCACTATGAGTGTGAGCAACCGGTCATTCATTGTGATTTAAAGCCCAGCAATGTTCTTCTTGATGATTCCATGGTAGCTCACGTGAGTGATTTTGGCTTAGCAAAATTGCTCCCATGTATTGGAGTCTCCCAGATGCAAAACAGCACAGGTGGAATAAAGGGGACTATTGGCTATGCTCCTCCAGGTATGGCATAACATTGTTTGGTTAAGTTGTGAAATCTTTTAATTTCAAGTCTAAGCTCTAGTTTGAGATGGAGCCTTTATTTCCATCAATATTAACTTCACAAGTACTAATTGATATTTATTACTTTGTAGAGTATggaatgggttcagaggtttcaattGAGGGTGAcatgtttagctttggaatTCTTGTTTTAGAAATGTTAACTGGAAAGAGTCCCACTGATGAAATGTTCAAAGATGGTCATAATCTCCATAATTATGTTGAACTTTCAATTTCAGAAAGTCTTATGCAAATTGTGGACCCGATTATCCTCCAAAATGAATTTAATCAGGCTACTGAGGATGGGAACCTTGGCATTGTGCAGTTGCAACCTAATGCAGAGAAATGTTTACTTTCACTTTTGAGAATTGCACTTGCATGTTCAATGGAATCACCAAAAGAAAGAATGAGTATGATTGATGTCATAAGGGAGCTTAACTTAATCAAAAGGTTCTTCCCTACTGTGGCTAGACAGAGGCAGATTGCATAACTACAAAATACTTCATGTAGAGGTTCCATTGTATTACTATTGCTAGCTATTATCCTTTCCTTGTTGCTGTTGTCTTTCTTATAAACTAGTTAAGAAAACTTGTTAGTAAGGCTTGAATTTGACAGTTTAATGAATATACATagagagtttaatggatatggcATGTGAATATAAAGAAGTTTTACACTAACATCTAACCCTTCTATGTCACATATGAACGGTTGTGTCGTGTATCTACCACTATCTCATATATTAAATCtatacaaataaaaaataatatgtaCTAGCATACAAATAAGTGTTGTCTTTCCTGGCCCCTTCACACCTTGAATGACAATAATTTCAGATTCATTAAATTCTCCCCCGTGGACCTAAAGCTTGAAATCGCTTACAGTTTTGGTCATGGTCGGGTATTGGTATTTGTATCGTTTATGTATTCGTATTTGCAACTCATAACCTTGTTTCGCTCCAAGGTATTCTTCGAATTCTTCGAGTGTCATGAAACGTTCGGGAGAATTATCCCGCACGAGAGCAGGAGAATTGTTTTCCTACTGCGTTCTTGTCATCACCATTGAAGATATAAGATTCCCCATAGACGGCGCCAATGATCAAACATGTCTTTTTACTCTTTCACAAAGGAGAGAATGAGGATTAGAATTAGAAAGTATAAGGAAGAATGTGTATATTACAAGTGTTAACCTATATTTATGGTTTGAGGTTTAGAACATAATCCATAAAGATACGGTAATCTCTTAGAACCGTGTAATTCAAATATCTTTGAttgaatgatatttttttttttgaaagttttgATTGAATGATATTAATCCTAATTattatatgtatgtatatatttttatttagtctGTCCTTTAAAAAATTGTAGAACCAACAGTGCCGTTCAAgttgtatttaatttttttcttatttaaattataactaGTATTCATTGACAAGAATTTGTATTATTTTATTCCGACCTTCAATGAAACAATCTTGGATACGCGCCTGCCCCTAATCCTACAAAATTGGAACCGTACTTTATgagatttttttctttcaggGCTTGTAGTGGCTACTTTTTGCAATTTGCAGTTTTTTCCTCCTCATCATCCTGAAGGTATGCTTCACTGCAGATTCTATTAGATGatataatattttacatgatttATTGGCCCTATAGGTTCACTTTTGATACGGATCAAAGTCTCCAATGCTTTAGATATGTTGCTTTGCTCTTCAGGTTTGGGTCCTTATGCTTATTATAGATggaagaatcacgaaagaacCTCAAAATGTTGGATATTACATATCATAGTCTTATTGATATTGGTATTCTATATGAGGGAAAGCCAATTCTCTTCAAGGCCAAGAAATTTCAGAGAATTGAACATGTTTTTAGTAAAAACCTTTTTTCAACATAATCACATGGATTTAGCTTCCTTTCACATAATCACAGGTTTTTATGTTTTCACCCTTACAAAATCTAGCTCAGTAGCTTGCTTTTAACTAGACCAACTCATTAGTGGATTATGTATGTTTATACTAGTTGAATAATTCCCCACTAATAATCCTCAAATTAACTATAGTAAAACCgattttgtaaaataatttgaTGACAATGAACAGGGACGGCAAATAGTAAAGCTTAAAATATCATTTATCAAAATCAAGTAAAATGGGAGTGAACCATACTCCATTACATATTCAACTGATAAATTACGAGAGCCAGGGAAGGCAATAAACTAAATCTGATATAATGAATGTTCCGGTAAATTTCGGACATCAAGAGTAAAACCATGACCAATATAAACTCTTATAATGTTCAGATTTACCCACCTAAGTCAAACCAAAACTGGTGATGAGCAACTGCACTAGATATTAGAGAAACATATACAAATGCACCAACCAACATACAGGCTCTTCTATCCATTGAAAAAGATGTCTTCAATGGAAAAAAGCACAATCTTATGTCAGAGCATCAAGGGAACAAAAGCAGAGATTCCGTGACAAGCTCAAACTGATGCACTTTTTGCAATGACGAAAGAGCAACtgtaagaaaagaaaatggtCAGTTTCCAGTTGCGGTTATAAACATTCAACTATAAGAAGAATAGCATATGCAAAGGGGCAAACCTGCCGTGAGTGTAAGCTCAGTCATCAAGATAATAATAAGACCCAGCAGACTTTTGTTCTCTGTCCTTGGTTGAATCAATTTTGTTGATCCTTGGACGAAAGTTGGTTGGGTCTCTCCTAAATGTGATGTCAAGATGCTGCAACAGCAATTGCATTAGATATATCACATAAGTACCAGCACAGACCACAAAAATACTTCTAAACTTTCACAAATATGATATGACACTTACTGATAAGAAAAGGTTCATCCCAGACAACAATGATTGTGGACAATTTGCAGTACAATCGATTGAAGGTCTACCCTCGTAAACAATAACTCTGTCAGCAAGGTATGTTGCCATGATGAAATCATGCTCGACCACAAAAGCCGTTTTCTTTGCATGAAGAATAAACCTCTTAATGACTTTGGCAGCGTGAATTCGCTGTTCAGAATCAAGATATGCACTTGGCTCATCTATCAGATAGATGTCAGCAGGCTGTGTGGTAGGAAACAATGGATCAGAAAACATGAAATGCTATTTAGTTTAGGAGAGGGGAGGGGGAATGGAGGCATGCATGTAAATTATGAGACAATAGTTCCAAAATTCTTGCCATGTCATTTGGCAAAGGTAGAGACTACTACAGTCTACAGGTTGCTATAGTAGAACAGTAACGAATCAGGAAATGTTAATTGCTATATAGTCTGAAACAAAATTTAGTAGACAGAAAGCTCACAACAGATCCTAAAAGTTCCAGAAAACGAAGGTACTAGCAATAAAATCATTTTGATTATATGGAAAGACCATCCTCCTATAGGAAACTAGAAAGTATCAAAGAATGCAGGGGGGAAGAAAAAAATGGGGCAGATGCTAGAATTTAAGGTGCACAATAATCTCGACTTGTTTTCAAGAATGAAACATATAATACCTTTCCGAGACAAAGACATAATGCAACTCTTTGCAACTCTCCACCAGAAAGATTCACAACTTCTTGGTCCATTAATTGTTCGATAAGAAGTGGCTTCATAACATCTGATACAAACTGGGGATGGGTATATGCATCACGAATTTTTTGGTGCAGTAAGTGTCTAACAGTTGATTGGAACTTAGGGCTAATCTTCTGAGGCTTGTATGAAACGTTAAACTCAGGCATATCCACATCAGAACCACCTTCTACAGAGTCAGGCTTCAataaaccagcctgagtaatacAAAAGAGTTAGGTGAATAAATATGCGAAGAATTAGACAGTTCCATAAAGACAAATATGACTAAAAGAATACCAGCATACGAATAAATGTTGTCTTTCCGGTCCCATTCTCACCCAGCATCACAATAATTTGAGAATCAGTAAATTCTCCCTCAGCAACACGAAGCCTGAAATTGCCTTGAGTTTTGCTCATGGCTGGATACTTGTATCGAGCATATGTTTGAGCTTCCTCGGCAGTTTCCTGTGGAGTCTCAGCAACCTAGACACAACAAAAGAATGAGGTGTGTGCGATAAAGCTGAGAACTTTTGGAATTCAAAATTAAGTACAGAAATTTACAGTAATAAATAATAAAGCAATGATAAAAAAAGGATTAAGGGCCTGTCTGGTTACTGTTTTATGGAACAGCTTTCAGGTTTTAAAaacagtaaaagaaaaaaactcatTTGGTATGGACAGTATTTGAAAACAGACCTTAAAAAACAGTTGTTATTTCCAGTTATTAAAACTGAAAAAACAAAACATCTCAGatattttcagtttttgtttttagttttcaaatcaCAGcttttccaattttgaaaagCATATCGCTCAAACcgtttcttctttctctttttctaaAGAACAGAttaaaattgtttctgaaaacagTTTCTAAATAcaaaaacagaaagaaaaaaaaaactcatttggtATGGACAGTATTTGAAAACAGGCCTTAAAAAAAAGTTGTTATTTCCAGTTATTAAAACTGAAAAAACAAAACATCTCAgatattttcagttttttttttagttttcaaatcaCAGcttttccaattttgaaaagCATATCGCTCAAACcgtttcttctttctctttttctaaAGAACAgatttaaaaattgtttctgaaaacagTTTCTAAAtacaaaaactaaaaagagaatcaaacaagccctaaaatattttcatttgtAAGGCGAAGAAAATGTGGACATTTAATCAAATATATGATGCAGCACTGAAGGAAATAAATGTCATGTAATGATTTGAATAATGCAATTGGTTCTACATATATTCGGAATGAGTCAATTTTATCTTTGGCATGTTTAAACATGCACCACCACATCAATTTCAGTGCTGAACCATTTCATTCTTAACAGCAATATTGAGTTTAGGCTTTAGATTCAGCAAATGGGTGGTTGAGATACCTTGAACGTAAGAGATTCATCCCGGAACCTAAGATTTTCTGTTGGAACAAACCCAGCCAAGAAGATGTTAATTCCTTCTCTGACTGAGAAAGGAAGGGTTACCACTCCATATGCACCAGGTTTGCCATACAAGCAGCAAATAAAGTCCGATAAGTAGTCCAAGACACTAAGATCGTGCTCTACAACAATTACATAGCTGAAACAAGAGAATTGGAAACAAAATCAAATGGAGATGTAGACAAGATTGAAAGAAGAGACTACTGAGAGAAAAGGGAACTAACCTGTTAGGCCTGAGCAATGATCGAATGACTTGGGCAGCTTTCAGCCTTTGTTTCACATCAAGATAACTAGAAGGTTCATCAAACATGTATATCTCAGCATTCTGGATGGCAACAACTGCAATTGCAAACCTTTGGAGCTCACCACCTGAAAGATCACCAACATTACGATCTATAACCTGGTTAAGCTCCAGATCAGTACAAAGCTCTGCCTTTACATCTCTCTCATCTTTCTGCTCTAGCACCTCCCCCACATTCCCTTGCACAGCTTTTGGAATATGGTCAACATACTGAGGCTTGATGATAGCCTATGTAATATTAAAATAAGCACAATTACAAACAGGAAGAAAAACTTTTTTTAAATGGTATATTATCTTATTATTACAAAATTCAAACAGCAGATTAGCGCTAATGAGAGAATATTCAGTAAAATGTAAGCAAAGCAAAAGCTAGCATATCAAGCAACGATAAGACTGAACTTCCAAAAGTAAAGGAAAAGTGATGTTACAATGCTAGATTTAGTTGTAGTGCTGGATTTGTGCTAAAATATAAAACATATAACCATCTAATGATTACAATGCTTaagatttatatttatatattacaaGGATTTAGAATTTGGTATTTCCATGGTAATCATAGTTTAGACTTTAGAGATATGGTTAGATATAAACTAGCATATATATATGTAGTAAATTTCAGATATACATACGGTGATATGTTAAGATAGCTAGTCATGAAGATATGGTATTTGAATGTATCAATACTGAAAGGGCCTCTACATATCAATGATGCAACAGACTGAATtatgaagctgaagctgaactTGGACTTCGGTCATCAATTTGAACGTCATCTGTACTGTAACTGCTAACTACTAGCTTCTTCTACATGTATTTACCAAAAAGACTCACAAATCACAACATATCTCACCTATGACCTATGTTAAGTTAGTCATCTGAAGGGCACAACAGAATAATAAATTTACTGACTCTATTGACAATATTAGTGTATCCCTTCTCGATTGAGGCAATTCTAACAGTCTAAGGTTCATAGATTCTTAAAATCACATAAACAATAATTGGTCCAGTAAGAAAAACagaaataaacataaaattcaAATTAGAAAAACACACATGTTGAAAGAACACATAAACTTTGCTAAGTTATACTGCGACATCACTACATTCATACATATCAAATAACACAGACATCACCTTCAAATCATCCTCTAGAATTCGAGTGAAGTAATTCTGCAATTCAGATCCTCGAAAGTAGGTCAAAATTTCCTGCCAATCAGGCGGGTTCTGCaaggaaaacaaaaattaaatgaataCAGTAAAACACCAAACACTGAAGCTGTAACGAAAGAGTCAAATTGTGGTTATTACAGTGAAACGACCCAGGTTTGGTTTCAATTTTCCAGCCAACACTTTAAGGGCAGTGGACTTGCCGATTCCATTTGTCCCAACCAACCCAAGCACTTGCCCTGGCCTCGGCACTGGCAACCTGCCATCATCATATTTCTATTCATCAGAAGCTAATCACTAGTTTACTATCAAATTTACAAGAAAATGCAGCTAAATGATAACTCACCTATGCAGCTTAAAAGTATTAGGACCATATCTATGAGTGGTGTCTTTGTCCAAGTCCTTGGGCAAGTTGATAATCTGGATAGCTTCAAAAGGACATTTCTACACCAATGGATAACAATTAACAAACCTCATCACATAAAATAAAACCCCATCAACTAGAATCAAAGATAACAATACCACCATAACGCCATATCCAATACCTTAACACAAATACCGCATCCAATGCACAATTCCTCAGATATGTAAGCAATCTTCGATGCAGAAGACACCTCAATACACAACCTACCTGTAATCAAACACACAATTCGTCACTCAAAACACACCCCATCAGAATTCAGCCACGTAAATTCCATGAACAAACAAATTCAAGAaagaaaaacccatttctaAGCTCCCACTTGGAAATTCGAAGCTTGTATCGGCAATAGGGTACAAAAAAACTCCACCCCAGAATTGAGAATTGAACCCTAGAAAGCGTGACAATCAGATCTTACCGGTTCTGACCACGGGGCAACTCTTCTTACACTCCTGACGACACTTCTTCGGCTTGCACCTGTCGTTGCTCACGATGGCAATACGGGTCAATCGATCAGACATGTCGCCTCAAACCCTTGATTTCAACTT from Lotus japonicus ecotype B-129 chromosome 2, LjGifu_v1.2 includes:
- the LOC130740301 gene encoding ABC transporter E family member 2, which encodes MSDRLTRIAIVSNDRCKPKKCRQECKKSCPVVRTGRLCIEVSSASKIAYISEELCIGCGICVKKCPFEAIQIINLPKDLDKDTTHRYGPNTFKLHRLPVPRPGQVLGLVGTNGIGKSTALKVLAGKLKPNLGRFTNPPDWQEILTYFRGSELQNYFTRILEDDLKAIIKPQYVDHIPKAVQGNVGEVLEQKDERDVKAELCTDLELNQVIDRNVGDLSGGELQRFAIAVVAIQNAEIYMFDEPSSYLDVKQRLKAAQVIRSLLRPNSYVIVVEHDLSVLDYLSDFICCLYGKPGAYGVVTLPFSVREGINIFLAGFVPTENLRFRDESLTFKVAETPQETAEEAQTYARYKYPAMSKTQGNFRLRVAEGEFTDSQIIVMLGENGTGKTTFIRMLAGLLKPDSVEGGSDVDMPEFNVSYKPQKISPKFQSTVRHLLHQKIRDAYTHPQFVSDVMKPLLIEQLMDQEVVNLSGGELQRVALCLCLGKPADIYLIDEPSAYLDSEQRIHAAKVIKRFILHAKKTAFVVEHDFIMATYLADRVIVYEGRPSIDCTANCPQSLLSGMNLFLSHLDITFRRDPTNFRPRINKIDSTKDREQKSAGSYYYLDD